From the genome of Burkholderiales bacterium, one region includes:
- the gspF gene encoding type II secretion system inner membrane protein GspF, producing the protein MAGFRYEAIDALGKVRRGVVEVDSPRQARQTLREQGLIAVEVHALTQATLSTGGQQFRLRRGLPTAQLSLLTRQFATLSSANLTVEQTLNALIEQAETQFLRQVLAGVRGEVLAGQTLARAMSKFPDVFPELYRTLIDAGERSGQLAEVMLRLADYTEERQALKQKVGLAFIYPVIVTVVAVAVVLGLLTYVVPQVVAVFINTNQSLPLLTRALIALSDFMRDTGVFWLVGLVAGTFVFRRSLREPAMRHRFHLFLLRLPLFGKLIRGMNTARLASTLAILVGSGVPLLTALQAGVGVVSNLPMRKALEEAERMVREGGSLSRSIGRSKMFPPLMVHLIASGEASGRLDNMLERAAKQQTQEMENQVAALTSLIEPILILVMGVVVLIIVLAILLPIFELNTLVR; encoded by the coding sequence ATGGCCGGTTTTCGATACGAAGCGATCGATGCGCTCGGCAAAGTCCGCCGCGGCGTAGTCGAGGTCGATAGTCCGCGGCAGGCGCGGCAGACGCTGCGCGAGCAAGGGCTGATCGCGGTCGAAGTGCACGCGCTGACGCAAGCTACGCTGTCGACCGGCGGCCAGCAGTTTCGCCTGCGCCGCGGCTTGCCCACTGCGCAACTCAGCTTGCTGACACGCCAGTTCGCAACGCTGTCGAGCGCCAATCTGACGGTCGAACAGACTTTGAACGCGCTGATCGAGCAGGCCGAAACGCAGTTTCTGCGCCAGGTGCTGGCCGGGGTGCGCGGCGAGGTGCTGGCCGGACAAACCCTGGCGCGCGCCATGAGCAAGTTCCCGGATGTTTTTCCCGAGCTGTATCGGACCTTGATCGACGCCGGCGAACGCTCCGGTCAATTGGCCGAAGTCATGCTTCGGCTCGCCGACTACACCGAAGAACGGCAGGCGTTGAAGCAGAAGGTCGGGCTTGCGTTCATCTATCCGGTGATCGTCACCGTAGTAGCCGTGGCCGTCGTGCTCGGGCTTCTGACTTACGTGGTGCCGCAAGTCGTCGCGGTTTTTATCAATACCAATCAATCGCTGCCATTGCTGACGCGCGCGCTGATTGCGCTGTCGGATTTCATGCGCGACACAGGCGTGTTCTGGCTGGTCGGGCTGGTCGCCGGAACATTCGTGTTTCGCCGCTCATTGCGCGAACCGGCGATGCGTCACCGCTTTCATTTGTTTCTGCTGCGTTTGCCGCTGTTCGGCAAGCTGATTCGCGGCATGAACACGGCAAGGCTTGCCAGTACATTGGCGATTCTGGTCGGCAGCGGCGTGCCGTTGCTGACCGCACTGCAAGCGGGTGTCGGCGTGGTCAGCAATCTGCCGATGCGCAAAGCTCTGGAAGAAGCTGAACGCATGGTGCGCGAGGGCGGCAGTTTGAGCCGCTCTATCGGGCGCAGTAAAATGTTTCCGCCGCTGATGGTGCATCTGATCGCAAGCGGCGAGGCGTCGGGCCGGCTCGATAATATGCTCGAGCGCGCCGCGAAGCAGCAGACGCAGGAAATGGAAAATCAGGTCGCCGCGCTGACCAGTTTGATCGAGCCGATTCTGATCCTGGTCATGGGCGTCGTCGTGCTGATCATCGTGCTGGCGATCCTGTTGCCGATCTTCGAGTTGAATACGCTGGTGCGCTGA
- a CDS encoding S8 family serine peptidase: MNTKRAVLVGICGSLLAVAQCLSGLGALAQDKPAAREESTQRLIVKWRADVTNHSAANHQPAAHPAALLARTSAAAGLPLSYKRAMSGGAHVLNLPHEMAMNDAKRIIARLRADPLIEYAEPDRRRYAMRVPNDSLFTNQWNLMEPVGVNTGAINLPGAWDITTGAAGIVVAVIDTGILAHADIDTARLLPGYDFIVLDPTSPPMPLTANDGDGRDADPGDPGDWITQAESNSGFFKGCDVADSSWHGTHNAGIIGAATENGMGVAGINWAARILPLRALGKCGGYTSDIIDAMRWAAGLASPALPPVNPNPAQIINASLGGAGPCSAAEQSAVNDVLAAGARAVVVPSGNEGADANQSSPASCANVITVGAVTRSGARAPYSNFGSVVTVSAPGGSVTTTSPGANGILSTLNEGLTSPTTDAYAFLQGTSFATSHVSGVISLLLSINPDLTAAQVRGIIQSTARAFPDGSCTTARCGAGIIDANAAVRLAQQGLTASPLNLTFAATLVNQQSIQTTSFTNSGVTELMLGSAAIEGGQPPDFRLTSDTCSNQTLALQARCQIAVAFMPMAAGARNASLVVPSNAVTSPSRVALSGTGVMPAAEDGGGGGGGCAITQQARFDPALLLLLLAASAGLCRAAQQRRDRRSSEMT, encoded by the coding sequence ATGAATACTAAGCGCGCTGTGCTGGTCGGAATTTGCGGAAGCTTGCTCGCCGTTGCGCAGTGCTTGTCCGGCCTTGGCGCGTTGGCGCAGGACAAGCCTGCGGCCCGGGAGGAATCGACCCAGCGCTTGATAGTGAAATGGCGCGCAGATGTTACGAACCATTCGGCGGCGAATCATCAGCCCGCCGCGCATCCTGCCGCGCTGCTGGCTCGAACCAGCGCCGCGGCCGGCCTGCCGCTGTCCTACAAGCGCGCGATGTCGGGCGGCGCGCATGTGCTGAATCTGCCGCACGAGATGGCGATGAACGACGCCAAACGGATTATCGCGCGGCTGCGCGCCGATCCGCTGATCGAGTACGCCGAGCCTGATCGACGGCGTTATGCCATGCGCGTGCCGAACGATTCCCTGTTTACCAATCAATGGAATCTGATGGAACCGGTCGGCGTCAATACCGGCGCCATCAACCTGCCTGGCGCGTGGGATATCACGACCGGCGCCGCCGGCATCGTGGTCGCTGTGATCGACACCGGGATTCTCGCGCATGCCGACATCGATACGGCGCGTCTTTTACCCGGTTACGACTTCATCGTTCTCGACCCAACCAGTCCGCCGATGCCGTTGACGGCCAATGACGGCGACGGCCGCGATGCCGACCCCGGCGATCCAGGTGACTGGATCACCCAGGCGGAATCGAACAGCGGGTTTTTCAAGGGTTGCGATGTCGCCGACAGCTCGTGGCACGGCACGCATAACGCCGGCATCATCGGCGCTGCGACAGAAAATGGGATGGGGGTCGCCGGGATCAACTGGGCGGCGCGCATACTGCCGTTGCGCGCGCTCGGTAAATGCGGCGGCTACACATCCGACATCATCGACGCCATGCGCTGGGCCGCTGGGCTTGCCAGCCCCGCTTTACCGCCGGTGAATCCGAATCCGGCGCAAATCATCAACGCCAGTCTCGGCGGCGCCGGACCGTGCAGCGCAGCAGAGCAAAGCGCGGTCAACGATGTTCTGGCCGCGGGTGCGCGCGCAGTGGTCGTGCCGTCCGGCAATGAAGGCGCTGATGCCAATCAATCGTCGCCGGCCAGTTGTGCGAACGTCATAACGGTGGGCGCGGTAACGCGCAGCGGCGCGCGCGCGCCTTATTCGAACTTCGGCAGCGTGGTTACTGTCAGCGCGCCGGGGGGGTCGGTCACCACAACATCGCCTGGCGCCAACGGCATTCTGTCGACCCTGAACGAAGGCCTGACCTCGCCGACCACCGACGCCTACGCGTTCCTGCAGGGCACGAGCTTCGCGACTTCGCACGTGTCGGGCGTGATTTCCCTGCTGTTGTCGATCAATCCAGATCTGACCGCGGCGCAGGTGCGCGGCATCATTCAAAGCACGGCGCGCGCCTTTCCCGATGGCTCGTGTACGACAGCGAGGTGCGGCGCCGGCATTATCGACGCGAACGCGGCGGTCAGGCTTGCGCAGCAGGGCTTGACGGCAAGCCCGTTGAATCTCACATTCGCGGCGACCCTGGTCAATCAGCAATCCATACAGACCACGAGTTTCACCAATTCGGGCGTGACCGAACTCATGCTGGGCAGCGCGGCGATCGAGGGCGGGCAGCCCCCGGATTTCCGCTTGACCTCAGACACATGCAGCAATCAGACTCTCGCGCTTCAGGCGAGATGCCAGATCGCAGTCGCGTTCATGCCGATGGCAGCGGGCGCCCGCAACGCATCGCTGGTCGTGCCGAGCAACGCAGTCACCAGCCCGAGCCGGGTCGCTCTGTCCGGTACCGGCGTCATGCCGGCCGCGGAAGACGGCGGCGGCGGCGGAGGGGGCTGCGCAATAACCCAACAGGCGCGCTTCGATCCGGCCTTGCTGCTTCTCTTGCTGGCCGCCAGCGCCGGGCTTTGCCGAGCCGCGCAGCAGCGCCGCGACCGCCGGTCCTCTGAAATGACCTGA
- the gspG gene encoding type II secretion system major pseudopilin GspG, whose translation MSRNMSVPKRLKYAGFTLIEVMVVVVILGILAALVVPRVLSRPDEARIVAARQDIGALGQALKLYRLDNQAYPTTEQGLQALVEKPATTPAAPNWKPGGYIDRLPKDPWGNDYRYLSPGVRGEFDIFSLGRDGEVGGEGNDADIGSAN comes from the coding sequence ATGTCCAGAAATATGTCAGTACCTAAACGGCTCAAATACGCCGGTTTCACCCTGATCGAAGTCATGGTCGTCGTCGTCATCCTCGGCATCCTCGCGGCGCTCGTGGTGCCGCGCGTCTTGAGTCGCCCCGATGAAGCGCGCATCGTCGCTGCGCGTCAGGACATCGGCGCGCTCGGGCAAGCGCTGAAACTGTACCGGCTCGACAATCAGGCCTATCCGACTACCGAGCAGGGCTTGCAGGCTCTGGTCGAAAAGCCGGCGACAACGCCGGCCGCGCCGAACTGGAAACCCGGCGGCTACATCGACCGGCTGCCGAAAGACCCGTGGGGCAACGATTACCGCTACCTGAGCCCGGGCGTACGCGGTGAATTCGATATATTCAGCCTCGGCCGCGATGGTGAAGTCGGCGGCGAGGGAAATGATGCCGACATCGGCTCCGCGAATTGA